The Terriglobia bacterium genome has a segment encoding these proteins:
- a CDS encoding plasmid pRiA4b ORF-3 family protein, whose amino-acid sequence LRIVLRRTSPHIWRRVVVRSDSTLGQLHQTVQALFGWVDSWPHRFVLRGRSLGASATTAVSSWPAPEVLLSEFKLLAKERFFYDYGFDGVNVPVWRHDIRFEAALVADRERLPHSIGGVGSPPLEQTGSPQELSNLADLFTLQFVLNQLTELVDRGTSDAQLAQHMRHLRPWLTAERFNRKSANRHLQASLGGAE is encoded by the coding sequence GCTTCGAATCGTGTTGCGCCGGACCAGCCCGCATATCTGGCGACGTGTTGTGGTGCGGAGCGATTCCACCCTGGGCCAGTTGCATCAGACCGTACAAGCCCTTTTCGGTTGGGTCGACTCGTGGCCGCATCGATTTGTTCTTCGCGGCCGTTCGCTGGGCGCCTCAGCCACGACCGCCGTTTCGTCTTGGCCGGCTCCAGAGGTACTTCTTTCCGAGTTCAAGCTGCTAGCCAAAGAGAGGTTCTTCTATGACTACGGCTTCGACGGCGTCAATGTCCCGGTCTGGCGGCACGACATTCGATTTGAAGCTGCACTGGTTGCGGATCGAGAGCGACTTCCGCACTCCATCGGCGGCGTGGGCAGTCCGCCGTTGGAACAAACCGGCAGCCCGCAGGAACTCTCCAATCTGGCTGATCTTTTCACGCTTCAGTTCGTGCTGAATCAATTGACGGAGTTGGTTGATCGTGGAACCAGCGATGCGCAGCTGGCTCAACACATGAGGCACCTTCGACCCTGGCTTACGGCGGAGCGGTTCAACCGGAAGTCGGCCAACCGGCACCTTCAGGCCAGCCTGGGAGGTGCGGAGTGA